In a genomic window of Nocardiopsis mwathae:
- a CDS encoding helix-turn-helix domain-containing protein codes for MRDRRIREEAMIVPRVDHTQRSRGELGRRVARRREELGLSRETVAERTGITPGYLAYLEEHPAFVSRWALARLADALRTTPAMLRGTEPPPQRDAGPAAPMPEHLSAQRCLDLIGKGGLGRISFVIPGDAAPTVLPVNFAVLNDVVVFRTAPFGVIAQNAEGHVAFQVDHIDPVRHEGWSVLITGRTHWIRDPLELRDIRQVRAIRPWAGGERDTYLKIMPTRISGRWLPSADTADATQDAADPPTG; via the coding sequence ATGAGGGACCGACGTATACGTGAGGAGGCGATGATCGTGCCCAGGGTCGACCACACCCAGCGGAGCCGGGGGGAACTCGGCCGACGCGTCGCGCGCCGCCGCGAGGAGCTGGGGCTCAGCCGGGAGACCGTGGCAGAGCGCACCGGGATCACCCCCGGGTATCTCGCCTACCTCGAAGAGCACCCCGCGTTCGTGAGCCGCTGGGCGCTGGCCCGCCTGGCCGACGCGCTGCGGACCACACCGGCGATGCTCCGCGGGACCGAGCCACCCCCGCAGCGCGACGCCGGCCCCGCCGCCCCGATGCCCGAGCACCTGAGCGCCCAGCGGTGCCTGGACCTGATCGGGAAGGGCGGGCTGGGCCGCATCTCGTTCGTCATCCCGGGCGACGCCGCGCCCACGGTGCTCCCGGTCAACTTCGCGGTGCTCAACGACGTCGTCGTCTTCCGCACCGCGCCGTTCGGCGTGATCGCGCAGAACGCCGAGGGCCACGTGGCCTTCCAGGTCGACCACATCGACCCCGTCCGCCACGAGGGGTGGAGCGTGCTGATCACCGGCCGGACCCACTGGATCCGCGACCCGCTGGAGCTGAGGGACATCCGGCAGGTCCGCGCCATCCGCCCGTGGGCGGGGGGCGAGCGCGACACCTACCTCAAGATCATGCCGACCCGGATCTCCGGCCGGTGGCTCCCATCGGCGGATACGGCGGATGCGACGCAGGACGCAGCGGACCCGCCGACGGGGTGA
- a CDS encoding STAS domain-containing protein, with amino-acid sequence MTERRSDSFPCHEAIVVPVRGEIDIATADDMRDRVLRAAHPSPSTVLTEGVAVRAGAARRGAAPRQGGPCVIVDLSGVVFFDASGVRALMAAYRVLIREGRHLVLAEPSPAVARILATLNMDRVFEIYPIVEMALAHVRAPERVRRAPGTG; translated from the coding sequence GTGACCGAACGACGGTCGGACAGCTTCCCCTGCCATGAGGCCATCGTCGTTCCGGTGCGCGGGGAGATCGACATCGCCACCGCCGATGACATGCGCGACCGCGTCCTGCGGGCCGCCCATCCGTCGCCCAGCACCGTCCTCACCGAAGGCGTCGCCGTCCGGGCGGGCGCCGCACGACGCGGGGCCGCCCCGCGGCAGGGCGGGCCGTGCGTCATCGTCGACCTGTCCGGGGTCGTGTTCTTCGACGCCAGCGGCGTGCGGGCGCTCATGGCCGCCTACCGCGTGCTGATCCGCGAGGGTCGCCACCTGGTGCTGGCCGAGCCCTCCCCGGCGGTCGCGCGCATCCTCGCCACCCTGAACATGGACCGGGTCTTCGAGATCTACCCGATCGTGGAGATGGCCCTGGCCCACGTCCGCGCCCCCGAGCGGGTCAGGCGCGCTCCAGGAACGGGGTGA
- a CDS encoding PH domain-containing protein, giving the protein MSTGAPATPLPRHGRTDAPSARVGGPAPCAEPAWRALSPLTAWAGAVALAVVLGLPALIATAVIALLDGLPPWAAVIVPATALLVAGLVGIDLLRLRLTRYRVTGQRVEMYTGILARSYRSIPRERIRSVDVNAPVWARPFGLCGVVVGTGRNVDATGADELRLDYVIAAEGERLRRELLVHAAGRGGSRSPESTGDSGEHGAAAPAELARLTPVWLGYAALTWYTVALGAAALGGVLGGLGWIGPERAGSFPLLPVEAAHEIYAFLLARLILAIPAALLFVLVTGAVAAVALQLEAWWGYRLSREPGGTLRLRRGLLNLASLSLEERRLRGVAVSEPLPLRWFGAAAVSAVATGLADREGAAVAKSSLTPEMPRAEALRVAGAVLAEAGSPTDVPLTAHPRAALRRRLNRAAAATGALSVSAAVAGTLLDRLPLWGVAVVALGSAALLAPYAVGCYRGLGHAVGRRYLVVRTGMLARTTVALRREAVIGWTVSRSPFQRRLGLATVRATTAAGDGVYCAPDVGLGEGLAFADAAVPDLLTPFLERA; this is encoded by the coding sequence ATGAGTACCGGAGCTCCGGCGACCCCCCTGCCCCGCCACGGCCGCACCGACGCCCCTTCCGCCCGGGTGGGCGGTCCGGCGCCGTGCGCCGAGCCCGCCTGGCGCGCGCTGAGCCCGCTGACCGCGTGGGCGGGCGCGGTGGCCCTCGCCGTCGTCCTCGGCCTACCCGCACTGATCGCCACCGCCGTGATCGCACTCCTCGACGGCCTGCCGCCCTGGGCCGCGGTCATCGTCCCGGCGACCGCCCTGCTGGTCGCCGGGCTGGTCGGCATCGACCTGCTGCGGCTGCGCCTCACCCGCTACCGGGTCACCGGGCAGCGCGTGGAGATGTACACGGGCATCCTCGCCCGGAGCTACCGGTCCATCCCGCGCGAGCGGATCCGCAGCGTCGACGTGAACGCGCCGGTATGGGCCCGCCCGTTCGGACTGTGCGGCGTGGTCGTGGGCACCGGCCGGAACGTCGACGCGACCGGCGCCGACGAACTCCGCCTGGACTACGTCATCGCGGCCGAGGGCGAGCGGCTGCGCAGGGAGCTGCTGGTCCATGCCGCCGGCCGCGGCGGGTCCCGGTCCCCGGAGTCCACCGGGGACAGCGGAGAACACGGGGCGGCCGCGCCCGCCGAGCTCGCCCGCCTCACCCCCGTCTGGCTCGGCTACGCCGCACTGACCTGGTACACCGTCGCCCTGGGCGCCGCCGCGCTGGGCGGCGTACTCGGCGGGCTGGGCTGGATCGGCCCGGAACGGGCCGGGTCGTTCCCCCTCCTTCCGGTCGAGGCCGCCCATGAGATCTATGCCTTCCTGCTGGCCCGCCTCATCCTGGCCATCCCGGCGGCCCTGCTGTTCGTGCTGGTCACCGGCGCCGTGGCGGCCGTCGCCCTACAGCTGGAGGCGTGGTGGGGCTACCGGCTGTCCCGCGAGCCCGGAGGCACGCTGCGCCTCCGCCGCGGCCTGCTCAACCTCGCCTCGCTGTCCCTGGAGGAGCGCCGGCTGCGCGGGGTGGCGGTGAGCGAACCCCTGCCGCTGCGCTGGTTCGGCGCCGCCGCCGTGTCGGCCGTGGCGACCGGGCTCGCCGACCGGGAGGGTGCCGCCGTCGCCAAGAGCTCCCTGACCCCGGAGATGCCGCGCGCCGAGGCACTGCGCGTCGCGGGCGCGGTCCTCGCGGAGGCGGGTTCGCCGACCGACGTCCCGCTGACCGCCCACCCCCGGGCGGCACTGCGCCGTCGGCTGAACCGCGCCGCCGCGGCCACGGGCGCCCTCAGCGTCTCGGCGGCGGTGGCCGGTACGCTGCTGGACCGGCTGCCGCTGTGGGGGGTGGCGGTGGTCGCGCTCGGCTCCGCGGCGCTGCTGGCGCCCTACGCGGTCGGCTGCTACCGGGGGCTGGGGCATGCCGTGGGCCGCCGGTACCTGGTGGTGCGCACGGGGATGCTGGCGCGCACCACCGTTGCGCTGCGGCGCGAGGCGGTCATCGGCTGGACGGTATCGCGGTCGCCCTTCCAGCGCCGCCTGGGCCTGGCCACGGTGCGCGCGACCACGGCCGCGGGCGACGGCGTCTACTGCGCGCCGGACGTGGGCCTGGGCGAGGGCCTGGCGTTCGCCGACGCCGCGGTTCCGGACCTGCTCACCCCGTTCCTGGAGCGCGCCTGA
- a CDS encoding PH domain-containing protein, whose protein sequence is MTTDLRLRPPHHRVDRRAIILWTLHSLLVAVPAVAAPAIAAALVEELAAWLWLGTAALAAPAVAVTLAMPRWRYRVHRWETTVDAVYTSSGWLWQEWRVAPMSRIQTVDTERGPLQRLLGLSTVTVTTASAAGSLRIVGLDRTRAAELARYLTQTTQATPGDAT, encoded by the coding sequence ATGACCACGGATCTGCGCCTGCGGCCACCCCACCACCGGGTCGACCGCCGCGCCATCATCCTGTGGACCCTGCACTCCCTCCTGGTCGCGGTGCCCGCCGTCGCGGCCCCGGCCATCGCCGCGGCCCTGGTCGAGGAGCTCGCCGCGTGGTTGTGGCTCGGCACCGCCGCCCTCGCCGCTCCGGCCGTGGCCGTCACCCTGGCCATGCCGCGGTGGCGGTACCGCGTGCACCGCTGGGAGACCACCGTGGACGCCGTCTACACCTCTTCCGGCTGGCTGTGGCAGGAGTGGCGGGTGGCGCCGATGTCCCGTATCCAGACGGTCGACACCGAGCGCGGCCCGCTGCAGCGGCTGCTCGGCCTGTCCACCGTCACCGTCACCACGGCGTCGGCCGCCGGGTCGCTGCGCATCGTCGGCCTCGACCGCACGCGGGCCGCCGAGCTCGCCCGCTACCTCACCCAGACCACCCAGGCCACCCCGGGAGACGCGACATGA
- a CDS encoding SPFH domain-containing protein translates to MTADTTTSAPGGPMPEPQYREHAAFGFPGVPAFLLCLLVLAVGAALVAAGFAAGVVALIPAGAVLVLAAVGAALGLTVVAPNEARVLQFLGRYVGTVRSDGLRWVNPLTTRRPVSTRIRNHETSVMKVNDSDGSPIEIAAVVVWQVEDTARAVFEVDDFVRFVSIQTEAAVRHIANNYPYDAHQADTLSLRDNADEITEKLSKEISERVQSAGVRIIESRFTHLAYAQEIAQAMLQRQQATAVVAARQHIVEGAVGMVDLALQRLSEERVVELDEERKASMVSNLLVVLCSDRPTNPVVNTGSLYQ, encoded by the coding sequence ATGACGGCCGACACCACCACCAGCGCCCCCGGGGGCCCGATGCCCGAACCCCAGTACCGCGAACACGCGGCCTTCGGCTTCCCCGGGGTGCCGGCGTTCCTGCTCTGCCTGCTCGTCCTCGCGGTCGGCGCCGCGCTGGTGGCCGCCGGGTTCGCCGCGGGGGTCGTCGCGCTCATCCCCGCGGGCGCGGTGCTCGTGCTCGCAGCGGTCGGGGCCGCGCTGGGGCTCACCGTCGTCGCGCCGAACGAGGCCCGCGTCCTGCAGTTCCTCGGCCGCTACGTCGGAACCGTCCGATCGGACGGGCTGCGCTGGGTCAACCCGCTGACCACCCGCCGGCCGGTGTCCACCCGGATCCGCAACCACGAGACCTCGGTCATGAAGGTCAACGACTCCGACGGCAGCCCCATCGAGATCGCCGCCGTGGTGGTCTGGCAGGTGGAGGACACCGCACGCGCGGTCTTCGAGGTCGACGACTTCGTCCGGTTCGTCTCGATCCAGACCGAGGCGGCCGTCCGGCACATCGCCAACAACTACCCGTACGACGCCCACCAGGCGGACACACTCTCGCTGCGCGACAACGCCGACGAGATCACTGAGAAGCTCTCCAAGGAGATCTCCGAGCGGGTCCAGTCGGCCGGGGTGCGTATCATCGAGTCCCGGTTCACCCACCTCGCCTACGCCCAGGAGATCGCCCAGGCGATGCTCCAGCGCCAGCAGGCCACCGCGGTCGTCGCGGCGCGGCAGCACATCGTGGAGGGCGCCGTCGGCATGGTCGACCTCGCTCTGCAGCGGCTCTCCGAGGAGCGGGTGGTCGAGCTCGACGAGGAGCGCAAGGCCTCCATGGTCAGCAACCTGCTGGTGGTGCTGTGCTCGGACCGTCCGACCAACCCGGTCGTCAACACCGGATCGCTGTACCAGTAG
- a CDS encoding cytochrome P450, producing the protein MALASLASLGSVPAARGRIPLAGHTVPLWRRPLAFLASQRPKGGMVRVDVGPLPVYLVTDPELAYEVLVTKAASLGRGRLYERLRPVLGLGLAMSDGGEHRRQRRLVRAALRGVPPARYTEISAHHAEELTSAWRTAEMVRVDEAMFDLVLGILLEAAFSSGLGRAAAAEIRFSTRVVAKGVLGRAITPRLLDRLPNPPHQRYDAAAARLRFVVDTLIEDRRADDGGFDDLLSLLMAARDPETGAGMTDDRIRDELVTLLMAGTEQAAATLAWSFHELARHPEVADRLREEVDRVLDGRPCAPGDPPRLAYTQRVLNEVVRLHAAPLLPRRTCSPVKIGGMHVPEGTELAVSPYAMHRNPWLFPYPERLDPDRWVSTEGSRILPRGAFLPFGDGGRRCVGDAIAWTVMTVAVAAVCSRWRLRPAGWHRVREVPAAVPRPDALPMIVENR; encoded by the coding sequence ATGGCCTTGGCTTCGCTGGCTTCTCTGGGGTCCGTCCCGGCCGCGCGGGGCCGGATCCCGCTCGCCGGGCATACGGTGCCCCTGTGGCGCCGCCCACTGGCCTTCCTCGCCTCCCAGCGGCCGAAGGGCGGCATGGTCCGCGTCGATGTGGGCCCGCTCCCGGTCTATCTGGTCACCGACCCCGAGCTGGCGTACGAGGTGCTGGTCACCAAGGCCGCGAGCCTCGGCAGAGGGCGGTTGTACGAACGGCTGCGGCCGGTGCTGGGCCTCGGCCTGGCGATGTCGGACGGCGGGGAGCACCGGCGGCAGCGGCGGCTCGTACGCGCCGCGCTGCGCGGGGTCCCGCCCGCGCGGTATACGGAGATCAGCGCGCACCACGCCGAGGAGCTCACCTCCGCCTGGCGCACCGCCGAGATGGTGCGGGTGGACGAGGCCATGTTCGACCTGGTGCTCGGCATCCTGCTGGAGGCGGCGTTCTCCAGCGGGCTGGGGCGGGCCGCCGCGGCGGAGATCCGGTTCTCCACGCGCGTGGTCGCCAAGGGCGTACTCGGCCGCGCGATCACGCCGCGCCTGCTCGACCGCCTGCCGAACCCGCCGCACCAGCGCTATGACGCCGCCGCGGCGCGGCTGCGGTTCGTCGTCGACACCCTGATCGAGGACCGCCGGGCCGACGACGGCGGGTTCGACGACCTGCTGTCACTGCTCATGGCGGCACGCGATCCGGAGACCGGCGCGGGCATGACCGACGACCGGATCCGCGACGAGCTGGTCACCCTGCTCATGGCCGGGACCGAGCAGGCCGCCGCGACACTGGCCTGGTCGTTCCACGAGTTGGCCCGCCACCCGGAGGTGGCGGACCGCCTGCGTGAGGAGGTCGACCGCGTCCTGGACGGGCGGCCGTGCGCCCCCGGCGACCCGCCCCGCCTGGCGTACACGCAGCGGGTGCTCAACGAGGTGGTCCGCCTGCACGCGGCGCCGCTGCTGCCGCGCCGCACCTGTTCACCTGTCAAGATCGGCGGCATGCACGTTCCGGAGGGGACCGAACTGGCGGTGAGCCCCTACGCCATGCACCGCAACCCGTGGCTGTTCCCCTACCCCGAGCGCCTGGACCCGGACCGCTGGGTGTCGACGGAGGGTTCGCGGATCCTGCCGCGCGGCGCGTTCCTCCCGTTCGGCGACGGCGGCCGCCGGTGCGTGGGTGACGCGATCGCCTGGACGGTGATGACGGTGGCGGTGGCGGCGGTGTGCTCGCGCTGGCGGCTGCGCCCGGCCGGCTGGCACCGGGTCCGCGAGGTGCCCGCGGCGGTGCCGCGCCCGGACGCGCTGCCGATGATCGTCGAGAACCGTTGA
- a CDS encoding acyl-CoA dehydrogenase family protein, with the protein MRFGAEQEELRATVRRVLERGNGSARGAPWVEPAGGGTADGIWRVLSDQVGAAGLAVAEQDGGAGFSCVETHVVMEELGRALTPTPFLGSAVLAAQALAACADAIRAVWLPQIAAGTRVGALGWAERGSFDPDDIATRAEEGTGGADADPPDAGLPGAGARLRLTGVKEHVLDADRAGVLLVAARAGSDLALFAVDPAAPGVTVEPQVPMDLSRPQARVALDAAPAMLLCADGDRVMRHVMDAACTALSAEQVGGAAHCLDMTLAHVRRRVQFGRPIGAFQAVRHRLADMYVLLEGARSASYAAAFALADGDPDASAVAALAKSSCSEAFRTIAGEAIQLHGGIGLTWEHDAHRYFKRAHGSALLFGSPEWHRGRLAPALGLTGGAASRR; encoded by the coding sequence ATGCGCTTCGGTGCCGAACAGGAGGAACTGCGCGCGACCGTGCGCAGGGTGCTGGAACGCGGCAACGGGTCCGCCAGGGGAGCGCCCTGGGTGGAACCGGCGGGGGGCGGGACCGCCGACGGCATCTGGCGGGTGCTGTCCGACCAGGTAGGGGCGGCCGGGCTGGCGGTGGCCGAGCAGGACGGAGGCGCCGGGTTCTCCTGTGTGGAGACGCACGTCGTGATGGAGGAGCTGGGGCGGGCTCTGACGCCGACCCCGTTCCTGGGCTCGGCGGTACTGGCCGCCCAGGCCCTGGCGGCGTGCGCCGACGCCATCCGCGCGGTTTGGCTGCCGCAGATCGCCGCGGGGACGCGCGTCGGGGCGCTGGGGTGGGCGGAGCGCGGCTCCTTCGACCCCGACGACATCGCCACCCGGGCCGAGGAGGGCACCGGGGGCGCCGACGCGGACCCGCCCGACGCAGGGCTGCCGGGGGCGGGCGCCCGCCTGCGGCTGACCGGGGTCAAGGAGCACGTACTCGACGCCGACCGCGCCGGGGTGCTGCTGGTGGCCGCGCGCGCGGGCTCCGACCTCGCACTGTTCGCGGTCGACCCTGCGGCACCCGGCGTCACCGTCGAACCGCAGGTGCCGATGGACCTGTCGCGCCCCCAGGCCCGCGTCGCTCTGGACGCCGCCCCCGCCATGCTGCTGTGCGCGGACGGCGACCGGGTGATGCGGCACGTCATGGACGCCGCGTGCACGGCCCTCTCCGCCGAACAGGTCGGCGGGGCGGCGCACTGCCTGGACATGACGCTCGCGCATGTCCGCCGCCGCGTGCAGTTCGGCCGCCCGATCGGCGCCTTCCAGGCGGTCAGACACCGCCTGGCGGACATGTACGTCCTGCTGGAAGGCGCCCGTTCCGCGTCGTACGCGGCCGCCTTCGCCCTGGCCGATGGCGACCCCGACGCCTCGGCGGTGGCCGCGCTGGCCAAGTCGTCCTGCTCGGAGGCGTTCCGCACGATCGCGGGGGAGGCCATCCAACTCCACGGCGGGATCGGCCTCACCTGGGAGCACGACGCCCACCGCTATTTCAAACGCGCTCACGGCTCGGCCCTGCTGTTCGGTTCCCCGGAGTGGCACCGCGGCCGACTCGCCCCCGCCCTCGGCCTGACGGGTGGCGCCGCCTCCCGACGGTGA
- a CDS encoding acyl-CoA dehydrogenase family protein — translation MEAVDPHAERHADGAGGDTRDEREFREEVRDWLDANLTGDFARARGRGGPGRDHEAFDVRLAWERHMAAAGWTCIGWPEEYGGRGASIRHQVVFHEEYALAEAPAPVNHMGEHLLGPTLIELGTPRQRDRFLARITAVDELWCQGYSEPGAGSDLAAVATRADLVGDHWVVNGHKVWTSHADQADRCFAIVRTEPGSRRQQGLSCLLIPMDRPGVHVRPITQLTGASGFCEVFFDDARTDAADIVGAPGDGWRVAMTTLGFERGVSMLGRQVGYERELRRLVEAARANGAADDPLIADRLVQAWIGVRTMRFTALRTMAGLRDGAPGPEASTGKIHWARWHRALGELAMDVLGAGSMLTRGAPYDLDAWQRLFLFSRADTVYAGTDEIQRDIIAERVLGLPKDRGPRPPEDRRGR, via the coding sequence ATGGAGGCAGTCGACCCACACGCTGAGCGGCACGCCGATGGCGCCGGCGGAGACACCCGCGATGAGCGGGAGTTCCGCGAGGAGGTACGGGACTGGCTGGACGCCAATCTCACCGGTGACTTCGCCCGCGCCCGCGGCCGGGGCGGCCCCGGCCGCGACCACGAGGCCTTCGACGTCCGTCTGGCCTGGGAACGCCACATGGCGGCGGCCGGGTGGACCTGCATCGGCTGGCCGGAGGAGTACGGCGGCCGCGGCGCGAGCATCCGGCACCAGGTCGTCTTCCACGAGGAGTACGCGCTGGCCGAGGCCCCCGCCCCGGTCAACCACATGGGGGAACACCTCCTCGGCCCGACCCTGATCGAGCTGGGCACCCCGCGCCAGCGCGACCGCTTCCTCGCGCGCATCACCGCCGTCGACGAGCTGTGGTGCCAGGGCTACTCCGAGCCCGGTGCCGGGTCCGACCTCGCCGCCGTCGCGACCCGTGCCGACCTCGTCGGCGACCACTGGGTCGTCAACGGCCACAAGGTGTGGACCTCGCACGCCGACCAGGCCGACCGGTGCTTCGCGATCGTCCGCACCGAGCCGGGGTCCCGGCGGCAGCAGGGCCTGAGCTGCCTGCTGATCCCGATGGACCGGCCCGGCGTCCACGTCCGCCCGATCACCCAGCTCACCGGGGCCTCGGGCTTCTGCGAGGTGTTCTTCGACGACGCCCGCACGGACGCGGCCGACATCGTCGGCGCGCCGGGTGACGGCTGGCGGGTGGCCATGACCACCCTCGGCTTCGAGCGCGGGGTGTCGATGCTGGGTCGGCAGGTCGGCTACGAACGGGAGCTGCGGCGGCTGGTGGAGGCCGCGCGGGCCAACGGTGCGGCGGACGACCCGCTGATCGCCGACCGGCTCGTCCAGGCCTGGATCGGGGTCCGGACCATGCGCTTCACCGCGCTGCGCACCATGGCCGGGCTGCGCGACGGGGCGCCCGGCCCGGAGGCTTCCACCGGCAAGATCCACTGGGCGCGGTGGCACCGCGCCCTCGGCGAGCTCGCGATGGACGTGCTGGGCGCCGGGTCGATGCTCACCCGGGGCGCGCCCTACGACCTCGACGCCTGGCAGCGGCTCTTCCTGTTCTCCCGCGCCGACACGGTGTACGCGGGCACCGACGAGATCCAGCGCGACATCATCGCCGAGCGGGTGCTGGGACTGCCCAAGGACCGCGGCCCGCGACCGCCGGAGGACCGGCGGGGACGGTGA
- a CDS encoding class I adenylate-forming enzyme family protein, whose translation MTSTDPTRPLRPMAAVTARMLVSGSPFEIEIADVNGTATRVWKHTPPHLRAVLEAAGEHGDAPALVYERERMTHAEFQRAAATLARRLAEDNAVAKGDRVAIAMRNHPEWVIAFFAATSIGAIAVPLNSWWAAGELEFGLSDSGAKVLIADQERTDRLADALPRLGVPVIAVRSTASTPGRGTDGERRPFPAGTRTWAQVLGPTEEHVLPPDPGIAPDDPAAIFYTSGTTGTPKGAVASHRNMLSNIVSLNYARVRSLMRIGLDFDDGVGYLEALPRPVVLCPVPLFHATGAQTIMLPTVARGGTLVLMHRWDAEDALRLVERERVTGITAVPTMVAQMLASPRLGEYDLSSLLSLGTGGAPAAPALVSRAHGRLHDLVLAQGYGLTECSATASLNAATDYLLRPDSAGVPVAAVDVKIVDAEGAELPPGEPGEIWLNGPGVVLGYWQRPEATAATFVDGWLRTGDIGRMDDEGFLYVVDRIKDVIIRGGENVYCSEVEAAIHEHPAVHEVAVVGVPHEVYGEEVGAVVRLHSGHRLAPGELRDHLKSRLAAFKIPDHIRVVDDGLPRNAAGKLLKKQVRTEQGWIGDG comes from the coding sequence ATGACATCGACGGACCCCACCCGCCCCCTGCGCCCGATGGCCGCCGTCACCGCCCGCATGCTGGTGTCCGGAAGCCCTTTCGAGATCGAGATCGCCGACGTCAACGGAACCGCCACCCGCGTCTGGAAGCACACCCCGCCCCACCTGCGGGCGGTGCTGGAGGCGGCCGGCGAGCACGGTGACGCCCCCGCCCTCGTCTACGAGCGGGAGCGGATGACCCACGCCGAGTTCCAGCGCGCAGCGGCCACCCTGGCCCGCCGCCTGGCCGAGGACAACGCGGTGGCCAAGGGCGACCGGGTCGCGATCGCCATGCGGAACCACCCGGAGTGGGTGATCGCGTTCTTCGCCGCAACGAGCATCGGCGCGATCGCCGTGCCCCTGAACTCGTGGTGGGCCGCCGGCGAGCTGGAGTTCGGGCTCAGCGACAGCGGTGCGAAGGTACTGATCGCCGACCAGGAGCGGACGGACCGGCTCGCCGACGCGCTGCCGCGGCTCGGCGTCCCCGTGATCGCCGTCCGCAGCACCGCGAGCACCCCCGGACGCGGGACGGACGGCGAGCGGCGCCCGTTCCCTGCCGGGACGCGCACGTGGGCCCAGGTGCTGGGCCCTACGGAGGAGCACGTGCTGCCCCCGGACCCCGGCATCGCTCCGGACGATCCCGCGGCGATCTTCTACACCTCCGGTACCACGGGCACCCCCAAAGGGGCGGTCGCCTCCCACCGCAACATGCTCTCCAACATCGTCTCGCTGAACTACGCGCGCGTCCGCTCACTCATGCGGATCGGCCTGGACTTCGACGACGGCGTCGGCTACCTGGAGGCGCTGCCGCGCCCGGTAGTGCTGTGTCCGGTCCCGCTGTTCCACGCCACCGGCGCGCAGACCATCATGCTGCCGACGGTGGCGCGCGGCGGGACGCTGGTGCTGATGCACCGGTGGGACGCCGAGGACGCCCTGCGGCTCGTGGAGCGCGAGCGGGTCACCGGCATCACGGCGGTGCCGACGATGGTCGCGCAGATGCTCGCCTCACCGCGGTTGGGCGAATACGACCTCTCCAGCCTGCTGTCCCTGGGCACGGGTGGCGCTCCGGCCGCACCGGCGCTGGTCTCGCGGGCGCACGGGAGACTGCACGACCTGGTGCTCGCGCAGGGCTACGGGCTGACCGAATGCTCGGCCACGGCCTCGCTCAACGCAGCCACCGACTACCTGCTGCGACCGGACAGCGCCGGGGTACCCGTCGCCGCGGTCGACGTGAAGATCGTCGACGCGGAGGGGGCGGAACTGCCACCGGGCGAGCCGGGTGAGATCTGGCTCAACGGCCCCGGGGTGGTGCTGGGGTACTGGCAGCGGCCGGAGGCGACGGCGGCGACCTTCGTCGACGGGTGGCTGCGGACGGGTGACATCGGTCGGATGGACGACGAGGGCTTCCTTTACGTTGTAGATCGGATAAAGGACGTGATCATCCGCGGCGGAGAGAACGTCTACTGCTCGGAGGTGGAGGCGGCGATCCACGAGCATCCCGCCGTCCACGAGGTGGCCGTGGTCGGCGTCCCCCATGAGGTGTACGGCGAGGAGGTCGGAGCGGTGGTGCGCCTGCACAGCGGCCACCGGCTGGCCCCCGGCGAACTGCGCGACCACCTGAAGTCGCGGCTCGCCGCCTTCAAGATCCCCGACCACATCCGCGTCGTGGACGACGGCCTGCCGCGCAACGCCGCCGGGAAGCTGCTGAAGAAGCAGGTACGCACAGAGCAGGGGTGGATCGGCGACGGCTGA
- a CDS encoding S1 family peptidase, whose product MTPIRRLVGASLLALATLLALAPAPAFGQETRLIAGEPLFIDDRGHCAIGAVVRTADGGGGFLTGYGCGEVGGTVRLANGQRGTVEWASRSDVVAFVRAHQDWILTPYAHRYGGGDDLTVRGSREAPVGDSVCRSGPTTGWHCGTIQAKNQSLYPVPWPVHGVTRTTICVEPGDHGGPVYSGDQLQGITIGGSGNCRTGGVTFFRPIEQILPKYDLTLVTG is encoded by the coding sequence ATGACACCCATTCGCCGCCTCGTCGGCGCCTCCCTGCTGGCCCTCGCAACACTTCTCGCCCTCGCCCCCGCTCCCGCCTTCGGTCAGGAGACGCGGCTCATCGCCGGGGAACCCCTGTTCATCGATGACCGAGGGCACTGCGCGATCGGCGCCGTCGTCCGGACCGCGGACGGCGGCGGTGGTTTCCTCACCGGATACGGCTGCGGCGAGGTGGGCGGAACCGTCCGGCTGGCCAACGGCCAGCGGGGAACCGTCGAATGGGCCTCCCGCTCGGACGTGGTGGCTTTCGTCCGTGCCCACCAGGACTGGATCCTGACCCCCTACGCCCACCGCTACGGTGGCGGGGACGACCTCACCGTCAGGGGATCGCGTGAGGCCCCGGTCGGAGACTCCGTCTGCCGATCCGGCCCGACCACCGGCTGGCACTGCGGGACCATCCAGGCCAAGAACCAGAGCCTCTACCCCGTCCCCTGGCCCGTCCACGGGGTGACCCGGACGACCATCTGCGTCGAGCCCGGTGACCACGGTGGCCCCGTCTACAGCGGTGACCAGCTCCAAGGGATCACCATCGGAGGCAGCGGCAACTGCCGGACCGGCGGCGTGACCTTCTTCCGGCCGATCGAGCAGATCCTGCCCAAGTACGACCTCACGCTGGTCACCGGCTGA